CGGCCGTCGTGGTCGCTCCTTTTCCCGTCAGCATGGAGACGCGCTCGCGTGAACATTCCCCCTCGTCCACCAGCGCCTTTACAACGCTCATGAGGGCCTCACGGTGTTTCGGCAAATGCAAGGCGTCATAGGCAAAGTAGCGTTCGACCCGGGTGCGCAGGTCGGCCAGATTCAGCAGGCTATCCATAAATTTAACCTGATCAAGGATCGTCTCCAGGAAAAAGGCGCAGAATCGTGACAAGCCGCGCTCGGAGAGATTGCCGCGTCCGTCGTAATCATTCTCCCGCGCCCGATCCCCCTCCTGTAGTCGTTCATAATAAAGACGCCGGGCCCGGGCGAGGCCGCGGGAAAGCGTCCATAATCCGCCGCCATCAAGTCCATGACGAATCAGCAGCGCGCGAGAATGAATGCGGGCGACACGTCCATTACCGTCGCCGAACGGGTGAATCCAGGCCAGACGGTGATGCGCGGCGGCAATGGCCACCAGACGGTTTGTGGCCAAAATGTGTTCATCGCCGTAGACTTCCTTGAAGCGGCTGAGGAATGCCGGCAACATCGCGAAATCAGGCGGGGTGTGTCCTCCCACGTCGACCGGGTAATCCCTGAGCTGACCCGGTACGATCCGGTACTCCTTACCGTTTGCCGTTCGTGAGATGTGCATGGATTCGGGAA
The genomic region above belongs to bacterium and contains:
- a CDS encoding Fic family protein, whose amino-acid sequence is MSDELAVYRRISSMDPLLPNIERRELAELAQAITLAVGELNGKVRSGVVREKIAALIRNMNCYYSNLIEGHKTLPRDIERAREQDFARDVKQRENQLLALAHIQTEESMEARLRGEKVDVYAQEFLCWIHGEFYRRLPESMHISRTANGKEYRIVPGQLRDYPVDVGGHTPPDFAMLPAFLSRFKEVYGDEHILATNRLVAIAAAHHRLAWIHPFGDGNGRVARIHSRALLIRHGLDGGGLWTLSRGLARARRLYYERLQEGDRARENDYDGRGNLSERGLSRFCAFFLETILDQVKFMDSLLNLADLRTRVERYFAYDALHLPKHREALMSVVKALVDEGECSRERVSMLTGKGATTTAEIIKLGLKEGYIESPSEKGRLRIAFPGKILPFYFPNLFVDLPSEQESVKGPIAPLPQEELHPLRGAE